In the Longimicrobiales bacterium genome, GGACGCGCTCGATCTGGACGACGATCTCGATCTCGACGATGAGGATGACGAGGAGATGCGGACGCTGCTGCGCAACGCGGCGGCCGCCGGTTATCACCTGGAGGATGAACCCGTGACGGACGAGCTGCTGCTCGATGAGGCCGTGGTGGACGATTCTGACGATGCGGAGCCGGACGAGCCAGCGGATGATGGCTGGCTGCCGACTCTGCTCGAGGATGACAAGTGAGCGATGCTGCAGCGCGGACTCCCTATCCGCAGTACCCCGCCGGTGTAATCGAACTCGAGGAGCACGTGCTCGCGCGGTGGCGCGAGGAGGACCTCTTCCGCAGGACGCTGGAGCAGACGCGGGAGGGGCGGGAGTTCGTCTTCTTCGAGGGGCCGCCCACTGCGAACGGCCGCCCGGGCATTCATCACGTGCTCAGCCGCACGATCAAGGACGTCGTGTGTCGCTACCAGACAATGCGCGGGCGCCACGTGACGCGCATCGCCGGCTGGGACACACATGGTCTGCCGGTCGAGATCGAGGCCGAGCGCCGCCTCGGCATCAGCGGCAAGCGGCAGATCGAGGAACTCGGTGTTGCCCGCTTCAACGAGGTGTGCCGCGAAAGCGTGTTCACCTACAAGGAGGACTGGGAGCGGCTGTCCGAGCGGATCGGCTACTGGCTCGACTATTCACGACCGTACGTGACGTTCGAGCCGCGCTACATCGAGAGCGTCTGGTGGATCCTGAAGCAGCTCGATAAGCGTGACCTGATCTACCGCGGCCACAAGAGTGTGCCCTACTGCCCGCGCTGCGGCACGGCGCTCAGCTCGCACGAGGTGGCGCAGGGCTACGAGGACGTAGCCGATCCGTCCATCTACTTCACGGCGCCGCTCCTCGACGAGCCGTCACGCGCGTTCCTCGCGTGGACCACCACACCCTGGACGCTGCCATCGAACGTCGCGCTCGCGCTGCATCCGGATGTCGACTACGTGGAGGTTGCGACGCCTCAGGTCGAGCGTACGTACATCCTCGCGGCGTCGCGCGTGGAGGCGCTGTTCGGCGAGGACGCGCGTGTCGTGCGTCACCTCAAGGCAGGCGAGCTGGACGGCATCCGCTATCGCAGACCGTTCGACCTCCTGGACGAGGGGCCCGATGCCGGCAACGCGTTCCGCATCGTCCTCGAGGATTTCGTCACAGCCGACGATGGCACGGGCATCGTCCATCTCGCGCCCGCGTTCGGCGCGGACGACTATGCAGCCGGTCAGCGCCACGGCCTGCCTATGTATCGTCCCGTCGATGATGCAGGTCGTTTCCGCGAGGGCATCCCGCAGGTGGGCGGGCTTTTCGTCAAGGATGCAGACCCGGTGCTCGTGGAGGACCTGCGCGCGCGTGGCGGCGTGTTCCGCTATTCGCTGGAAACGCATTCCTATCCTCACTGCTGGCGCTGCCGCAGTCCGTTGCTGTACATGGCGCGCGACTCGTGGTACATCCGCACCACCGAGGTGAAGGAGCGGATGCTCGAGAACAACGCGCAGGTGTCCTGGCATCCGCCGGAGATCGGCACCGGCCGTTTCGGCGAATGGCTGGAAGGCAACATCGACTGGGCCATCTCGCGGGAGCGGTACTGGGGCACGCCACTGCCGATCTGGGTGTGCGATGCCGATCCCGTGCACGTGCGGACGCTCGGCTCCTTCGACGAGCTGCGTTCGCTCGCGGGCGATCTGCCGGACCCGTTCGATCCGCACAAGCCGTTCATCGATGAGATCACGTTCCCGTGCGACTGCGGCGGCACGATGCGGCGCACGCCCGAGGTCGTGGATGTCTGGTTCGACTCTGGTGCGATGCCCTATGCACAGTGGCATTACCCATTCGAGAATCAGGACGAGTTCAGGAGGCATTTCCCCGCTGACTTCATCTGCGAGGGCGTGGACCAGACGCGCGGGTGGTTCTATTCGCTCATGGCGATCTCGACCATGCTCGATGAAGGGCCTGCCTACCGCAACGTCGTCGTGAACGACCTGGTGCTGGATGCCGACGGGCAGAAGATGTCGAAGTCCCGCGGCAACGTCGTGGACCC is a window encoding:
- the ileS gene encoding isoleucine--tRNA ligase, translating into MSDAAARTPYPQYPAGVIELEEHVLARWREEDLFRRTLEQTREGREFVFFEGPPTANGRPGIHHVLSRTIKDVVCRYQTMRGRHVTRIAGWDTHGLPVEIEAERRLGISGKRQIEELGVARFNEVCRESVFTYKEDWERLSERIGYWLDYSRPYVTFEPRYIESVWWILKQLDKRDLIYRGHKSVPYCPRCGTALSSHEVAQGYEDVADPSIYFTAPLLDEPSRAFLAWTTTPWTLPSNVALALHPDVDYVEVATPQVERTYILAASRVEALFGEDARVVRHLKAGELDGIRYRRPFDLLDEGPDAGNAFRIVLEDFVTADDGTGIVHLAPAFGADDYAAGQRHGLPMYRPVDDAGRFREGIPQVGGLFVKDADPVLVEDLRARGGVFRYSLETHSYPHCWRCRSPLLYMARDSWYIRTTEVKERMLENNAQVSWHPPEIGTGRFGEWLEGNIDWAISRERYWGTPLPIWVCDADPVHVRTLGSFDELRSLAGDLPDPFDPHKPFIDEITFPCDCGGTMRRTPEVVDVWFDSGAMPYAQWHYPFENQDEFRRHFPADFICEGVDQTRGWFYSLMAISTMLDEGPAYRNVVVNDLVLDADGQKMSKSRGNVVDPWAAIDTFGVDAIRWYFLTASVPWIPKRFDPAALGDAARRSFDTLANTYRFFTLYANLEAWSPSDDDPAPEQRGVTDRWILSRLASLVHTTGADLDEYELTHAGRAIGDFIVDDLSNWYVRRSRDRFWGSGNAADTRAAFRTLYDVLEVLARLLAPFTPFIADWLHRALTGGRSVHLAGFPETGTRDPRLEEGMRVTRVLARLGRAAREEVRIRVRQPLGTLQAVVHDEALMTAELLEVLQDELNVKRVQFLQAAGELVSLRAQPNFRQVGKRFGSSTQEAAQRIRELDAEELRAYRRGDAVTIEVGGGGHVLEPGDLDVIEESAGGLVVASDEGCTIALDPAIDDALRREGLARELVNRVQRLRKDSGLAVSDRIELGVFGGADLLRAVEEYGEYVARETLAVSIATGDTPDEAWRDAVQEIDLDGVTARLGLRRA